The following coding sequences lie in one Rutidosis leptorrhynchoides isolate AG116_Rl617_1_P2 chromosome 6, CSIRO_AGI_Rlap_v1, whole genome shotgun sequence genomic window:
- the LOC139855272 gene encoding uncharacterized protein, which translates to MTKSSTFTGDGGMKNIVNLSLHVFRGRWFMMFACLLIMSVAGAIYMFAIYSGDIKTALGYDQSTLNLLSTFKELGGNAGIISGLISEISPPWVVLLLGAIMSFSGYIMVWLAVTKRIAKPPIWQMCLFICIGANSQTFANTGALVTCVRNFPESRGVVLGLLKGFVGLSGAIITQLYHSFYGHDTRSLILFIGWLPAVVSIVFIQIVRILNVVRQVNEVKTFYNLLYISLGLAGLLMVITIIQNKLQFLKIEYVMTASVVLILLFSPIVIVIKEELKLWKRKQVNQFPVNIITGNLNLKMNMNPNLNTNLNTSFDNATFLPPKKDVYCWETVIEPPERGEDNALLFNF; encoded by the coding sequence atgactaaatcatctactTTCACCGGTGATGGTGGGATGAAAAATATTGTCAACTTGAGCCTACATGTATTCAGAGGGCGGTGGTTCATGATGTTTGCCTGCCTACTCATCATGTCAGTCGCCGGAGCAATTTATATGTTTGCTATATACTCCGGTGACATAAAAACTGCACTTGGTTATGATCAAAGTACACTTAATCTTTTAAGTACTTTTAAAGAATTAGGTGGTAATGCTGGGATCATTTCGGGTTTAATTAGCGAGATCTCACCGCCGTGGGTCGTGCTTTTACTAGGAGCGATTATGAGCTTTTCCGGGTACATTATGGTCTGGTTAGCGGTTACAAAAAGGATCGCTAAACCGCCTATTTGGCAAATGTGTTTGTTTATTTGTATAGGTGCAAATTCACAAACTTTTGCCAATACAGGCGCGTTAGTTACTTGTGTTAGAAACTTCCCTGAAAGCCGAGGGGTAGTTTTGGGTCTTTTGAAGGGGTTTGTTGGGTTAAGTGGTGCAATTATTACCCAATTGTATCATAGTTTTTATGGGCATGATACAAGATCTTTGATCTTGTTTATCGGGTGGCTTCCAGCTGTGGTTTCAATCGTTTTTATTCAAATCGTTAGAATTTTAAATGTTGTTCGACAAGTGAATGAGGTTAAAACATTTTATAACCTTTTGTATATTTCGTTAGGGTTAGCCGGACTTCTTATGGTTATAACTATAATCCAAAATAAGCTTCAATTTTTGAAAATCGAGTATGTTATGACCGCCTCAGTTGTCCTTATTTTACTCTTTTCACCCATTGTTATCGTGATTAAAGAAGAATTGAAGCTTTGGAAAAGAAAGCAGGTTAATCAGTTCCCGGTTAACATAATAACCGGGAACCTGAACCTGAAAATGAATATGAACCCGAACCTGAACACTAACCTGAACACGAGTTTCGATAATGCAACATTCTTACCTCCAAAAAAGGATGTTTATTGTTGGGAAACAGTTATTGAACCACCCGAAAGAGGGGAAGATAACGctcttctcttcaacttctag